In Candidatus Poribacteria bacterium, the genomic window TTGATCCTGGAGAGGCCGCCCTTTTCGGCATCTCCGGTGTAGCGATGCACTGTTGTCGTCGGGTCAATCCGCGTATTGGCGAAAAAGTGCTTATTGTCGGACAAGGATGCATCGGCATGTTCGCTGCCCAAATTGCTAACGCCATGGGTGCCCGCGTCACGGTCTGTGACATTGAAGAATCACGCTTAGAACAGATGCGTCAACTCGGTGTAGCGGAACAGGTGCTCAATACAAGTGATGACGGTTGGGAAGCACAGATTCAAGATGGTACCTTTGACGCTATTATGGATTTCGCTGGCGTTCCAGACATGGTTACACCCATGATTCACGCCTGTAAGGTCCGGGGTCGTTTGCTCTTAGTCGCCGGGCGATTTGACGTTAATTACACTTTTAACGTCGGTCAACACAAGGAGATCAGCATCCTTCAGTGTAGCCACTTCACTTGTGATGATCTGGAAAATCTTTGCAGGCTGCTTCGCCAAGGTTCGGTCAAGATTGCTCCGCTGATTCGACACCGTGTAAATATTGATGAGGCACCACAGATATATCAATGGCTCCGCGACGAACCGATGCGCTTGTTGGGGACGGTATTCCAGTGGGAATAGACTAACGGGCAGCCACCAGGGCTGCCCCTACTACCCTCGCGTATTTCTCTCATCTCTCCAAAATTATGCAACCTTCCCGCCTCAAAACCGCATCTTAATCATCAAACCAACTCATATTTTTATAAATACGACTGCGGTTGACAAAGGTTACACCTCCCGTCACACCTATATTTATGAGGAAATTTGCAGAAAAGTGCAACCTTTTTTCAACTCGTTTGTAGTAATGTTAACCTCAAAACGCGCGGAGTTGAAACATGACAGAAGATAAATTCCTTGAACTTGTCCACGAGCACAAGACTCAGATTTATCAGCATGCTCTTTATCTACTCAGAAACCGAGAAGATGCGGAAGATATAACGCAGGAAACGTTCATAAAAGCGTGGGAGAACCGGCGCAAATTACGTCTGAAGACCGTGCGTTCATGGTTGCTCAAATGCGCACAGAATCTCTGTTTCAACCTGCTAAAGCGGCAAAAATTCCAAGAACCTCTAACAGAAGGAGACGAGAGGGAGCTCGAAACGCTACTGCATAGACATACGCATCAGTCAAATCCATCGCCTGACGAAATTGTCATCAGACGGGAACTTAAAGCGTCCGTACATTGTGCGATCAAAAAATTGCCGCCAGAAATGCGTTCAGTGATAATTATGCGGGAATTGGAAGGTATGAATTTCAAAGAGATTGCACAGGTATTAGAGCAACCCGAAGGTACTGTGAAATCAACCGCATTTCGTGCCCGTAAGAAATTGCGGGAACTCTTGCGTCCCTACTGGAGAAATGACGAATGAACCAATTTTCACGCCCTCAAGATTTACTTTGTTCGGAAGTTCAGGACACCTTAGAGGCATATCTCGCGGCTGAGCTGGATGCCGAGACACACTCGAGAATAGCGGCGCACGTTACGTCCTGCCCGAAATGTCAAGATGAGGTGCATTTCGCCCAAACAATCAGCGAAGCCTTACACGAACTTCCGAGATTGGAACCACCCCCAAAAGTCTTTGATGCGGTCGAGGCTTATGTCCGTGCCCATCCAGATAAGGGTGAAAGATGGTGGCACCGGTTATTTCAATTATCTACATTCTGGGATAATTTGACGTTCTCACTTGTTCGCGTAGGTGCAGTGGTATGTCTGTTTGGAATTGTCGCGTTTGGTATTTACCAGTATCAACAGCATCAAAAAATCATGCAAGCTTCCCGGGACCTCAATTATGTGCTAAGTAAGTTAAATTACGCAGTCGAAAGAACGGGTATCGTTGTTAAAGAAAAACTTCCGAATGTCCAGATTGATGAGACTTCGCAGCGTCCGTTTGTTCGGATTGAAGAAGCCTCACGTCGGGCATTGAAACAGAAACAAAATATTTCATCCGCAATCCATAGAAGTTTGGATAGCCTCAACAGGTTACCTGAAAACGCTCTGGATA contains:
- a CDS encoding zf-HC2 domain-containing protein, with the protein product MNQFSRPQDLLCSEVQDTLEAYLAAELDAETHSRIAAHVTSCPKCQDEVHFAQTISEALHELPRLEPPPKVFDAVEAYVRAHPDKGERWWHRLFQLSTFWDNLTFSLVRVGAVVCLFGIVAFGIYQYQQHQKIMQASRDLNYVLSKLNYAVERTGIVVKEKLPNVQIDETSQRPFVRIEEASRRALKQKQNISSAIHRSLDSLNRLPENALDTEHNQNLQQEGETQ
- a CDS encoding zinc-binding dehydrogenase, yielding MRALVVKLLPDNRREKIVATDWKEPSPPVGNEVLCQAVFTGLTNGTERNQLIGGNYSASDTRLPTTDGYQNVGRVIETGPDVTNLKIGDLIYASVNHVERFTIPEDGLLLKLPEDVDPGEAALFGISGVAMHCCRRVNPRIGEKVLIVGQGCIGMFAAQIANAMGARVTVCDIEESRLEQMRQLGVAEQVLNTSDDGWEAQIQDGTFDAIMDFAGVPDMVTPMIHACKVRGRLLLVAGRFDVNYTFNVGQHKEISILQCSHFTCDDLENLCRLLRQGSVKIAPLIRHRVNIDEAPQIYQWLRDEPMRLLGTVFQWE
- a CDS encoding RNA polymerase sigma factor, whose product is MTEDKFLELVHEHKTQIYQHALYLLRNREDAEDITQETFIKAWENRRKLRLKTVRSWLLKCAQNLCFNLLKRQKFQEPLTEGDERELETLLHRHTHQSNPSPDEIVIRRELKASVHCAIKKLPPEMRSVIIMRELEGMNFKEIAQVLEQPEGTVKSTAFRARKKLRELLRPYWRNDE